In Papaver somniferum cultivar HN1 chromosome 1, ASM357369v1, whole genome shotgun sequence, a genomic segment contains:
- the LOC113286843 gene encoding F-box protein At1g30790-like produces the protein MSFAVESKIDEDEDYDYYKQMKMKQRTEEGGELIQIDGDNFQISLPIELILEFLSRLPIKSLMRLSCTSKYLHNTIDENPDFARSHLINYCQKYPFLVLYVNCVTKENPPKLYRNLFYAKDVHYDRNDNEDVNVRLTIPYRGKGDYFGYCNGLTCFTKQYNKTAFLIDVWNFTTNELLRIIPPVIVGKEDPNPTRGFGYTLVSRGFGFDSINNEYKLVLISIVLKTGCRQGFVYTSGIKSSWEEMNLPEQKATSVQGLFTPYGGGGALFWKTSDPRTILQFDLHQDKFQYIRIPLERNEYPTSKDHIRLFEFKGFLGVAILLWGSNTTTTLEKVHLKIYKDNQVWVKETIDISLCSVPYRANFRFMSFSDQVLLHWMDPHCFHFFNVHSKCLKVVWKLALRISEKRLPQRARAEDYWLNCEVQNISSLRTLLPERAQKSDFASVCPMMVKGIEDILLVHEPKTIGVLASFRPSKINQQYFFNEN, from the coding sequence atgTCTTTTGCAGTGGAATCCAAGATAGATGAGGATGAGGATTATGATTATTACAAGCAGATGAAGATGAAGCAGAGGACAGaagaaggaggagaattaatacaAATTGATGGTGATAATTTCCAGATATCTCTTCCAATTGAATTGATTTTAGAGTTTCTCTCAAGACTTCCTATCAAATCTCTGATGAGATTGAGCTGCACCAGTAAGTATTTACACAACACCATTGATGAAAATCCAGATTTCGCCAGATCTCACTTAATAAATTATTGCCAAAAATATCCTTTTCTGGTACTATATGTTAATTGTGTTACGAAGGAGAATCCACCAAAGCTTTACAGAAACTTATTTTATGCTAAGGATGTTCATTACGATCGTAATGATAATGAAGACGTTAATGTTCGTTTAACAATTCCATACAGAGGTAAAGGGGATTATTTCGGATATTGCAATGGTCTAACTTGTTTTACAAAGCAGTATAACAAAACCGCTTTTCTAATTGATGTTTGGAACTTCACAACAAATGAATTATTACGCATCATCCCTCCAGTTATCGTCGGGAAAGAAGATCCTAATCCAACTAGAGGGTTCGGGTACACCCTGGTGTCTCGTGGATTTGGGTTCGATTCCATTAACAATGAGTATAAATTGGTACTCATTTCAATCGTTCTCAAAACTGGGTGTCGCCAGGGTTTTGTGTACACATCTGGAATCAAATCCTCTTGGGAAGAAATGAATCTCCCGGAACAGAAAGCCACGTCAGTTCAAGGCTTATTCACTCCCTATGGAGGTGGAGGAGCTTTGTTTTGGAAGACTTCGGATCCTCGGACAATTCTCCAGTTCGACCTTCACCAAGACAAGTTTCAATACATCCGAATCCCACTTGAAAGAAATGAATACCCCACTAGTAAGGACCACATTCGGTTGTTCGAGTTTAAAGGATTTTTAGGTGTTGCCATTCTACTTTGGGGAAGTAACACAACAACTACTTTGGAGAAGGTTCACTTGAAAATATACAAAGACAACCAAGTATGGGTCAAGGAGACGATTGATATTTCGCTGTGCTCAGTTCCTTATAGGGCAAATTTTCGCTTTATGAGCTTCTCCGACCAGGTTTTACTGCACTGGATGGATCCCCATTGTTTTCATTTCTTCAATGTGCACAGTAAATGTCTTAAGGTGGTTTGGAAACTGGCTTTACGCATCTCGGAGAAGAGATTACCCCAACGTGCGAGAGCCGAAGACTATTGGCTAAATTGTGAGGTCCAAAACATCTCTTCTTTGAGAACCTTGTTGCCGGAAAGGGCTCAAAAATCAGATTTTGCATCTGTATGCCCGATGATGGTGAAAGGCATTGAGGATATATTACTTGTGCACGAGCCAAAAACGATTGGAGTATTGGCCTCATTTCGCCCATCAAAAATCAACCAACAGTATTTCTTTAACGAGAATTAG